From Lawsonia intracellularis PHE/MN1-00, the proteins below share one genomic window:
- the ffh gene encoding signal recognition particle protein, which yields MFESLSERLSSVLHAIGKRGQLTEDNIRDGLREVRLALLEADVNFNVVKKFIEHVKEKVVGQAIEKHLTPAQQFIKVFHEELVNLLGGKSTKLDVTHFPLSVIMLVGLQGSGKTTSTGKLASLLQSQGLRPYLVPVDIYRPAAIEQLQTLATQLNIPCFASNAAMKPLDIINAALHEAKEKEYTVVLLDTAGRLHIDEPLMQELTDIKLVAHPQEILFVADAMTGQDVVTVAEEFNKKLSLTGAILTKMDGDARGGAALSICSSTGVPVKYVGTGEKLSDFEVFHPDRIAGRILGMGDMLTLIEKAQSTFEDDELKAITEKIQKATFNFEDFFSQIRRMKQLGSLSSLMKLIPGFGSAVSKFRVAIPEDEFSYTEAIINSMTIKERRNPDLLNTSRRQRIARGAGVTLNKVNQTIQKFDQMKQMMQRVVSDNSLMKNAESGEGGFGLGSFFGEGGIGFSALPGIPGLFGRPVLRSTSIGGVNGSGKSATKKKKEKKKHKNKKRK from the coding sequence ATGTTTGAAAGTTTATCTGAAAGATTATCCAGTGTATTGCATGCGATTGGTAAACGTGGTCAACTTACGGAAGATAATATTCGTGACGGATTACGTGAGGTACGTTTAGCGTTATTAGAAGCTGATGTTAATTTTAACGTTGTTAAAAAGTTTATTGAGCATGTAAAAGAGAAAGTTGTTGGACAAGCTATAGAAAAACATCTTACTCCTGCACAACAGTTTATAAAGGTTTTTCATGAAGAACTTGTTAACCTATTAGGAGGAAAGTCGACCAAATTAGATGTAACGCATTTTCCCCTAAGTGTTATTATGCTTGTTGGGTTACAAGGTTCAGGAAAAACGACATCTACAGGAAAGCTTGCTTCTTTACTACAGAGTCAAGGATTACGTCCATACTTAGTTCCTGTTGATATATATCGACCTGCTGCTATTGAACAATTACAAACTTTGGCAACGCAACTGAATATCCCATGTTTTGCATCTAATGCGGCAATGAAGCCATTAGATATTATTAATGCTGCGCTGCATGAAGCAAAAGAAAAAGAGTATACAGTTGTTTTGTTAGATACAGCCGGGAGATTACATATAGATGAACCATTAATGCAAGAACTTACAGATATAAAACTTGTTGCACATCCACAAGAAATTCTTTTTGTTGCAGATGCTATGACAGGTCAAGATGTTGTAACTGTTGCAGAGGAGTTTAATAAAAAGCTTTCATTAACAGGTGCCATTCTTACAAAGATGGATGGAGATGCACGTGGAGGTGCAGCACTATCTATTTGTTCATCTACTGGTGTGCCAGTTAAGTATGTGGGAACCGGTGAGAAACTTTCTGACTTTGAAGTCTTTCATCCAGATCGTATAGCAGGACGTATTCTTGGCATGGGAGATATGCTTACACTTATAGAAAAAGCCCAGTCAACGTTTGAAGATGATGAGCTTAAAGCTATTACTGAAAAAATTCAGAAAGCAACATTTAATTTTGAAGATTTTTTTAGTCAAATACGCCGAATGAAACAATTAGGTTCATTAAGTTCTTTAATGAAACTTATCCCTGGATTTGGTTCTGCTGTTAGTAAATTTCGTGTTGCAATTCCAGAAGATGAATTTTCTTATACAGAAGCTATTATCAACTCTATGACAATTAAAGAGCGTCGAAATCCAGATTTGTTAAATACAAGTAGACGACAAAGGATTGCTAGAGGCGCTGGTGTTACTCTTAATAAAGTTAATCAAACAATTCAGAAATTTGATCAAATGAAGCAAATGATGCAGAGAGTTGTCTCAGATAATTCTCTTATGAAGAATGCAGAATCAGGAGAAGGTGGTTTTGGATTAGGATCATTTTTTGGTGAGGGAGGAATAGGTTTTAGTGCATTACCAGGTATCCCTGGACTGTTTGGAAGACCTGTCCTGCGTTCAACTTCAATTGGTGGAGTGAATGGTAGTGGAAAATCTGCAACAAAAAAGAAAAAGGAAAAAAAGAAACATAAGAATAAAAAAAGAAAATAG
- the rlmD gene encoding 23S rRNA (uracil(1939)-C(5))-methyltransferase RlmD: MNYLQHQLVLDITSIVSDGRGLGRFENKVVFVPHTVPGQKVLVNITSVHSKFLEGEVKQIIKPSKYEREPICIHAIQCGGCTWQHIQYKHQIIWKKQIIQDALERIGKVNNPVILDVIPSPCEWRYRNKMVFAFAPSPCLSTVLLGLKRVDSHEVIPVTDCLLQSKNTMKIVEIVRHWVRHEQTSLEKKILTLKYFRFLIIRETITGDILVELIVNKKNTLIENKFDEQALGKRLAQCLKGVEAIKGIILSRRTQVSDIAYSEYIIWHEGERFLEEQVGDIVLSRGNDNFFQINTKATEILYSKILSMAQLTGKELVWDLYTGVGSIALFLAPFSLKVIGVESIAASINLANKNRLSLGYTNCSFIQDDAFSFIRSQIQKGITPDIVIVDPPRAGLDKKVIELLIRLAPRRCIYVSCNPGTFARDIAMLSPHFVIQQTQPVDLFPHTPHVETVSYLLYNNAFS; this comes from the coding sequence ATGAATTATCTTCAACATCAACTTGTTTTAGATATTACATCTATTGTTTCAGATGGTCGAGGGCTTGGACGTTTTGAAAATAAGGTTGTTTTTGTTCCTCATACAGTTCCTGGTCAAAAAGTTCTTGTTAATATCACATCTGTACACTCAAAGTTTTTAGAAGGAGAAGTTAAACAGATAATAAAACCTTCGAAGTATGAAAGAGAACCTATATGTATACATGCAATACAATGTGGAGGTTGTACATGGCAGCATATTCAATATAAACATCAAATTATTTGGAAGAAACAAATAATACAAGATGCTCTTGAACGTATAGGTAAAGTGAACAATCCAGTAATATTAGATGTTATACCTTCTCCATGTGAGTGGAGATATCGTAATAAGATGGTCTTTGCGTTTGCTCCATCTCCTTGTCTAAGTACAGTATTATTAGGTTTAAAAAGAGTTGATTCTCATGAAGTCATTCCAGTTACAGATTGTTTGCTTCAGTCCAAAAATACTATGAAAATAGTAGAGATAGTAAGACATTGGGTTAGACACGAACAGACATCATTAGAAAAAAAGATACTTACATTAAAATATTTTCGTTTTCTTATTATTCGAGAGACAATAACTGGTGATATCCTTGTCGAGCTTATTGTAAATAAAAAAAATACATTGATTGAGAATAAATTTGATGAACAGGCATTAGGTAAAAGGTTAGCTCAGTGTCTAAAAGGAGTAGAAGCTATAAAAGGTATTATATTGTCTCGGAGGACTCAGGTTTCAGATATAGCCTATAGTGAATATATAATCTGGCATGAGGGAGAACGATTTTTAGAGGAACAAGTAGGGGATATTGTATTATCTAGGGGGAATGATAATTTTTTTCAAATAAATACAAAAGCAACTGAAATTCTTTACTCAAAAATTCTTTCCATGGCTCAACTTACAGGAAAAGAACTTGTTTGGGATTTATACACTGGAGTAGGTTCTATTGCTCTTTTTTTAGCTCCTTTTTCTTTAAAGGTGATAGGAGTAGAGTCAATTGCTGCATCTATTAATTTAGCTAATAAAAATCGTTTATCTTTAGGCTATACTAATTGTTCTTTTATACAAGATGATGCATTTAGTTTTATTCGTTCACAGATACAAAAAGGTATTACTCCTGATATAGTTATTGTAGATCCTCCACGTGCTGGTTTAGATAAAAAAGTTATAGAATTGCTTATCCGCCTTGCTCCTCGACGCTGTATTTATGTGTCTTGCAATCCTGGGACCTTTGCACGAGACATTGCTATGCTAAGTCCTCATTTTGTCATACAGCAGACTCAACCTGTAGATTTATTTCCTCATACACCACATGTAGAAACTGTTTCATATTTGTTGTATAATAATGCATTCTCTTAA
- the rfbA gene encoding glucose-1-phosphate thymidylyltransferase RfbA: MKGIILAGGSGTRLYPITRGVCKQLIPIFDKPMVYYPLSILMQAGIREICFITTPHHQQDFINLFGDGSQLGLQLTYIKQSFPNGLAEAFILARNFIAGEPCCLVLGDNLFHGDKLYCMLEDCTGLEYGGKVFAYRVKDPERYGIVSFDENNKVLTIEEKPQNPKSHYAVTGLYFYDGDVSNKAASLKPSARGELEITDLNNIYLQDSGLSVEIFGRGVAWLDTGTFESMHQAAAFVQAVQERQGAKVGCIEEIAWRKGYIDDVQLKKLAEPMHKNEYGEYLFSLLEQNNER, translated from the coding sequence ATGAAGGGAATTATATTAGCAGGTGGCTCAGGAACACGTCTTTACCCTATTACTAGGGGAGTTTGCAAGCAGTTAATACCTATTTTTGATAAACCAATGGTTTATTATCCTTTATCTATCCTTATGCAAGCAGGAATACGTGAAATTTGTTTTATCACAACGCCTCATCATCAACAGGACTTTATAAATCTTTTTGGCGATGGTTCACAGTTAGGGCTTCAGTTAACGTATATAAAGCAATCATTTCCTAATGGTCTGGCTGAGGCATTTATATTAGCAAGAAATTTTATTGCTGGAGAACCTTGTTGCCTTGTCCTTGGAGATAATTTGTTTCATGGAGACAAGTTATATTGTATGCTTGAAGATTGTACAGGCCTTGAGTATGGAGGGAAAGTTTTTGCTTATAGAGTAAAAGATCCTGAACGATATGGTATTGTTTCTTTTGATGAAAATAATAAAGTATTAACTATTGAAGAAAAGCCTCAAAATCCAAAATCACATTATGCAGTCACAGGATTATATTTTTATGATGGTGACGTATCAAATAAAGCAGCATCATTGAAACCTTCTGCAAGAGGGGAACTTGAAATTACGGATTTAAATAATATATATCTTCAAGACAGTGGACTTTCTGTTGAAATTTTTGGGCGTGGAGTTGCTTGGTTGGATACAGGAACATTTGAGTCAATGCATCAAGCAGCAGCCTTTGTTCAAGCCGTTCAAGAGAGACAAGGTGCAAAAGTTGGTTGTATTGAGGAAATTGCATGGCGTAAAGGGTATATTGATGATGTTCAATTAAAAAAACTTGCAGAGCCCATGCATAAGAATGAATATGGTGAATATTTATTTAGTTTACTAGAACAGAATAATGAACGATAA
- a CDS encoding IMP cyclohydrolase: MDLILIKRAILSVTQKDGLIELATFLHKHNVELVSTGGTLATLHSAGLPITAVSSVTGFPEILGGRVKTIHPNIHAGILADKNNSEHTNTLQQLGIQPFDLVCVNLYEFEKALMKKFNPYEMVENIDIGGPCMLRAAAKNFHSVLVLPSPTFYSEAIKELSINSMYSSLTFRKKMAAESFKITSQYDTIIATYLENN; encoded by the coding sequence ATGGATCTTATTTTAATTAAAAGAGCAATCTTAAGTGTCACTCAAAAAGATGGCCTTATAGAATTAGCTACCTTTCTTCATAAACATAATGTAGAGCTTGTTTCTACAGGAGGAACATTAGCTACATTACATTCAGCAGGGTTACCTATAACTGCTGTTAGTTCTGTAACAGGATTCCCTGAAATTTTAGGAGGACGTGTAAAGACTATTCACCCTAATATTCATGCAGGAATTCTTGCAGATAAAAACAATTCTGAGCATACCAACACATTACAACAGTTAGGTATTCAACCATTTGACTTAGTTTGTGTAAACTTATACGAATTTGAAAAAGCTTTAATGAAAAAATTTAATCCATATGAAATGGTCGAGAACATTGATATTGGTGGTCCATGCATGTTAAGAGCAGCAGCAAAAAATTTTCATAGTGTACTAGTATTACCTAGCCCAACCTTTTACTCTGAAGCAATAAAAGAATTATCTATAAACTCTATGTATAGCTCTCTAACCTTCCGTAAAAAAATGGCAGCTGAATCTTTTAAAATAACTTCACAATATGATACTATTATTGCAACATATTTAGAAAATAATTAG
- a CDS encoding (deoxy)nucleoside triphosphate pyrophosphohydrolase produces the protein MLHHNEYTNPLNVVCGILWRNERFLATQRPVNQSHAGYWEFPGGKVELGETLHIALKRELKEELGTTIFSPTFYCKINHNYGVTPLLIHFFQITVFEGEPTPLEGQTLSWITPKEANNLQFLEADKFLLQQLQQR, from the coding sequence ATGCTCCACCATAATGAATACACGAATCCTCTCAATGTAGTATGTGGGATTTTATGGCGTAATGAACGATTTTTAGCTACTCAACGACCAGTAAATCAAAGCCATGCAGGATATTGGGAATTCCCTGGGGGAAAAGTAGAATTAGGAGAGACACTACACATAGCTCTTAAAAGAGAACTTAAAGAAGAATTAGGAACTACTATCTTTTCACCTACTTTCTATTGCAAAATAAATCATAATTATGGAGTAACACCACTTCTTATCCACTTTTTTCAAATTACAGTATTTGAAGGTGAACCTACTCCACTTGAAGGACAAACATTAAGCTGGATTACACCAAAAGAAGCCAACAACCTTCAATTCTTAGAAGCAGACAAATTTTTACTCCAACAGTTACAACAACGGTAG
- a CDS encoding NAD-dependent epimerase encodes MNVLVTGAAGFIGFHLCRRLLDEGHSVVGIDNLNDYYSVTLKKDRLALLMDEPNFTFSSIDIVNLPNLQELFLQYRFSHVVNLAAQAGVRYSIENPSSYIQSNLVGFGNILECCRHTEVEHLVFASSSSVYGLNTLMPFSVHQGTNHPISLYGASKKANELMAHAYSHLYNLPSTGLRFFTVYGPWGRPDMALFLFTKAILSGEPISVFNEGRMRRDFTYIDDIIEGVIRVMKKTPKINENWNSHSPDPSSSKAPWKIYNIGNNNTVQLSEFIEVLEVELGKKAIKEYLPMQPGDVEATWADIDDLKHDVDFSPNTPIEYGIKKFVEWYKSYYLIA; translated from the coding sequence ATGAATGTGCTTGTCACTGGTGCTGCTGGTTTTATTGGTTTCCATTTATGTCGTCGATTACTTGATGAAGGGCATTCAGTTGTAGGTATTGATAATCTCAATGACTATTATTCAGTTACTTTGAAAAAAGATAGATTGGCACTTTTAATGGATGAGCCTAATTTTACATTTTCCTCTATAGACATAGTAAATCTACCTAACCTTCAAGAGCTTTTTTTACAATACCGATTTAGTCATGTTGTCAACTTAGCTGCACAGGCAGGTGTACGATATAGTATTGAAAACCCTTCATCTTATATCCAATCTAATCTTGTAGGATTTGGGAATATTCTTGAATGTTGTCGTCATACTGAAGTGGAACATTTAGTTTTTGCTTCTTCAAGTTCTGTTTATGGACTCAACACGTTAATGCCATTTTCAGTACATCAGGGTACTAATCATCCTATAAGTTTATACGGAGCCTCAAAAAAAGCTAATGAACTTATGGCTCATGCTTATAGTCATTTATATAATCTACCATCAACAGGATTACGCTTTTTTACTGTATACGGTCCATGGGGAAGACCAGATATGGCTTTGTTCCTTTTTACAAAGGCAATTCTTTCTGGTGAACCTATTAGTGTATTTAATGAAGGAAGAATGAGGAGAGATTTTACATATATTGATGACATTATTGAGGGAGTTATTCGAGTGATGAAAAAAACTCCTAAGATAAATGAGAATTGGAATAGTCATTCTCCAGATCCTTCTTCAAGTAAGGCTCCTTGGAAGATATACAATATCGGTAATAATAATACTGTCCAGTTGAGTGAGTTTATAGAAGTACTTGAAGTAGAGTTAGGTAAGAAAGCTATAAAGGAATACTTACCTATGCAACCTGGTGATGTTGAAGCAACATGGGCAGATATAGATGATCTTAAACATGATGTAGATTTTTCTCCGAATACTCCTATAGAATATGGAATTAAGAAGTTTGTAGAGTGGTATAAGTCGTATTACCTCATAGCATAG
- the coaBC gene encoding bifunctional phosphopantothenoylcysteine decarboxylase/phosphopantothenate--cysteine ligase CoaBC: MIDKYLLFHCQELLQIHLGVCGSIAAYRAIDLVRAWKDVGLSVSVTLTPAACNFLNPLAFSSVGADPVYTTMFDDIRHPYSHLEPGKTAQAFIIAPASASTISRLAYGQADELLACQALAFSGQPIIAPAMNPNMWNHPSTQQNIKILQDRGCIVIEPEQGRVACGDEGQGRLADLRDIYLIGLKSITPQDFAGLRILITLGPTREPWDGLRFWSNPATGIMGASIAVAAWMRGAEVHAVCGPGSPWLPLGIHRYSVTTALQMFEVAESIWPTSDIGIFVAAVADFSPEKGPEGKFKKDEAGDGFTLRFIRNTDILQKLSNNKARNQKVVGFALESEGLEQAVQNKLYVKKADMIVGNYIKDSVASLSGSVFILDRNGHEARWEAMTKTDIAWRILSWIKSL, from the coding sequence ATGATAGACAAGTACCTTTTATTTCATTGTCAGGAATTATTACAGATACATTTAGGTGTTTGTGGGTCAATTGCTGCATATCGAGCAATCGATTTAGTACGAGCTTGGAAAGATGTAGGTCTTTCTGTTAGTGTCACACTAACACCTGCAGCCTGTAACTTTTTAAATCCATTAGCTTTTTCTTCTGTTGGAGCAGATCCTGTTTACACAACGATGTTTGATGATATTCGTCATCCATACTCACATCTTGAACCTGGGAAAACAGCACAAGCTTTTATTATTGCTCCTGCTTCAGCTTCAACTATATCAAGGTTGGCATATGGACAGGCAGATGAATTACTTGCATGTCAAGCTTTAGCATTTTCTGGTCAGCCTATTATTGCTCCTGCAATGAATCCAAATATGTGGAACCATCCTTCAACACAGCAAAATATAAAAATTCTTCAAGATCGAGGGTGTATTGTTATTGAACCAGAGCAAGGGCGTGTTGCATGTGGAGATGAAGGTCAAGGTCGCCTGGCAGATCTTAGAGATATTTATCTTATAGGCCTTAAGTCTATAACACCACAAGATTTTGCAGGATTACGTATACTTATTACACTAGGTCCTACACGAGAACCCTGGGATGGATTGAGATTTTGGAGTAATCCTGCAACAGGTATTATGGGTGCATCAATAGCTGTTGCTGCCTGGATGAGAGGTGCAGAAGTTCATGCTGTTTGTGGGCCAGGCTCTCCATGGTTACCTTTAGGAATTCACCGTTATTCTGTTACTACAGCTTTACAAATGTTTGAAGTTGCAGAAAGTATTTGGCCAACTTCTGATATAGGAATTTTTGTTGCTGCAGTAGCAGACTTTTCGCCAGAAAAAGGTCCTGAAGGTAAATTTAAAAAAGATGAAGCTGGTGATGGATTTACACTACGATTTATTAGAAATACAGATATATTACAAAAACTTTCTAATAATAAAGCTCGTAACCAAAAAGTTGTTGGTTTTGCACTTGAATCTGAAGGGTTAGAACAAGCTGTACAGAATAAATTATATGTTAAAAAGGCAGATATGATTGTTGGAAATTATATTAAAGATAGTGTTGCATCTCTATCTGGCAGTGTCTTTATCTTAGATAGGAATGGGCATGAAGCTCGTTGGGAAGCTATGACTAAAACAGATATTGCATGGAGAATTCTTTCATGGATCAAGTCTCTTTAG
- a CDS encoding tetratricopeptide repeat protein encodes MDVQKIKEQLSRIKLYYSRNETIRALGVAVAGLKGIVKSSTPPPTELRSLLREGSQLLLHDALIQKYLPAPITYQPGQEKQLFTVLSETYKKIIEDQEKETYLKTRERKQSLDQAFNLGIKLLEQKKISEADKAFTEALTYYKDEERLFYLIAKALIKSHEPTRAFDYIKKGLTFHPTNNDLSKLYDIATRLKAGETSALDEL; translated from the coding sequence ATGGATGTTCAAAAGATAAAAGAACAACTTAGTCGTATCAAGCTCTACTACTCACGTAACGAAACAATTAGAGCTCTTGGTGTAGCTGTAGCAGGTCTCAAAGGTATCGTAAAGTCTAGCACGCCACCACCTACAGAATTACGCAGCCTTTTAAGGGAAGGTTCTCAACTACTATTACATGATGCATTAATACAGAAATATTTGCCAGCCCCTATAACTTACCAACCTGGCCAGGAAAAACAACTCTTTACTGTTTTATCAGAAACATACAAAAAAATTATTGAAGATCAAGAAAAAGAAACATACTTAAAAACTAGAGAAAGAAAGCAATCTTTAGATCAAGCTTTTAACCTTGGGATAAAATTACTAGAACAAAAAAAAATATCTGAAGCTGATAAAGCTTTCACAGAAGCATTAACATACTATAAGGACGAAGAAAGACTCTTTTATCTTATTGCTAAAGCGCTTATTAAATCTCATGAACCTACACGTGCATTTGACTATATAAAAAAAGGGCTTACTTTTCATCCAACTAATAATGATCTTAGCAAACTATATGATATCGCAACACGCCTAAAAGCTGGTGAAACATCTGCACTAGATGAACTATAA
- a CDS encoding metallophosphoesterase family protein encodes MQNYPLCFIHASDLHLDTVFSGLSKDIPSNLATILHNSTFVAFNRLIQLCITHRPDFLLLSGDIYNEEDYSIRAILTLRDGCYTLEKEGIQVFIVHGNHDPYSSRMKSITWPKNVTIFDTEVTNVPYTAKDGTLLARIYGISHASNKESKNLALQFHRTEDTCLHIAMLHCTVGSPQHYDRYAPCSTKNLIDAGMDYWALGHVHEYQEISQDPLIVYPGCTQGLHIHEQGEKGCVLVTTKQQGSKLTLYKKFYTLGPVLWHTLTIQLGDTNQPTLQEDISNTLSLDYIEDTFHNALNELIATFTPGWQMLILRLSFTGCTSLDPLLRYGNNLNDLLERLRDVASSSQPVWIKDIQLLTTSPKYYHELLEREDLLGEVVRLSKSINELENIEQIHTTALAPLFSHHKLRKILNYPNQLEFKQLLTEAERLCVELLENN; translated from the coding sequence ATGCAAAATTATCCATTATGTTTTATACATGCATCTGATCTCCATCTAGATACTGTATTTTCAGGTCTGTCAAAAGATATTCCTTCAAACTTAGCTACAATACTTCATAACTCCACTTTTGTAGCTTTTAACCGTCTTATACAATTATGTATTACACACCGTCCTGACTTTCTATTACTTTCTGGTGATATCTATAACGAAGAAGATTATAGTATCCGTGCTATCCTTACATTAAGAGATGGCTGTTACACCTTAGAAAAAGAAGGAATACAAGTCTTTATTGTTCATGGGAATCATGATCCTTACTCCTCAAGAATGAAGTCTATCACTTGGCCTAAAAATGTCACTATTTTTGATACAGAGGTAACAAATGTACCCTATACAGCCAAAGATGGTACACTCCTTGCTCGAATATATGGTATAAGTCATGCTTCAAATAAAGAAAGTAAGAATCTTGCTCTACAATTCCATCGAACAGAAGATACATGTTTACACATAGCTATGCTTCATTGCACTGTAGGAAGTCCACAACACTATGATAGATATGCTCCTTGCTCAACAAAAAATCTTATAGATGCAGGCATGGATTACTGGGCACTTGGACATGTTCATGAATATCAAGAAATTTCACAAGATCCCCTTATAGTGTACCCTGGATGTACACAAGGCCTTCATATCCATGAGCAAGGAGAAAAAGGATGTGTCCTTGTCACAACTAAACAACAAGGCTCAAAACTTACTCTATACAAAAAATTTTATACACTTGGGCCAGTATTATGGCACACACTTACTATTCAACTTGGAGATACTAACCAACCTACTCTTCAAGAAGATATCTCTAACACACTATCCCTTGATTATATAGAAGATACTTTTCATAATGCTCTTAATGAGCTTATAGCTACATTTACTCCTGGCTGGCAGATGCTCATTCTTCGCCTTTCTTTTACAGGTTGTACATCACTTGATCCTCTGTTAAGATATGGGAATAATCTGAATGACCTTCTTGAAAGGCTAAGGGATGTAGCTAGTAGCTCCCAACCAGTTTGGATTAAAGACATTCAACTGTTAACCACATCTCCAAAGTATTATCATGAACTTTTAGAAAGAGAAGACTTACTAGGTGAAGTTGTACGACTTTCAAAATCAATTAATGAATTAGAAAATATAGAACAAATACATACAACAGCTCTTGCTCCACTGTTTTCACATCATAAACTTCGGAAAATTCTTAACTATCCTAACCAGCTAGAATTTAAACAACTTTTAACAGAAGCTGAGCGTCTTTGTGTCGAACTTTTAGAGAATAATTAA